In a genomic window of Bemisia tabaci chromosome 1, PGI_BMITA_v3:
- the LOC109034592 gene encoding uncharacterized protein, producing MASSLKPPKPLVLTGNLSQNWRTFRQEFELYLTASGQRKRKSAEKVALLLHIIGAESREVYYTLGSTGTEDESEGEETLETLYDKFEKYCNPKKNILHARSLFYSRNQKVGESFDSFYNDLKKLAKDSEFENIKSSLRDRLVFGSNDTVIQAKLIKAGDVSLEDTVERLRIAEITRRQTSEALAKPQEVAAVEAQKPVYRKSYPKSPKPGTKYQPKTQTPDQQSHVTGELKKIDCKWCGKQHVRDKSLCPAQGKTCTRCKKLNHLAEVCRSKQVAEVRVEPSSA from the coding sequence ATGGCGTCGAGCCTAAAACCGCCAAAGCCGCTCGTGCTGACTGGAAACCTATCCCAAAACTGGAGAACGTTCAGACAGGAATTTGAGCTCTATCTGACGGCCTCTGGCCAAAGAAAACgtaaaagtgctgaaaaagtagcTTTGCTTCTTCACATAATTGGTGCCGAGTCCCGTGAAGTGTACTACACGCTGGGAAGCACAGGCACTGAAGATGAAAGTGAGGGTGAGGAAACGCTCGAAACATTGTATGATAAGTTCGAGAAATATTGTAATCCCAAGAAGAACATCCTCCACGCACGTTCCCTGTTCTACTCACGAAACCAAAAGGTAGGGGAATCCTTCGACAGTTTTTATAATGACCTCAAAAAACTGGCTAAAGATAGCGAGTTTGAAAACATCAAAAGTAGTCTGAGAGACCGTCTAGTATTTGGCTCAAACGACACCGTCATTCAAGCAAAACTGATCAAAGCTGGTGATGTTTCTCTAGAAGATACTGTAGAGCGTTTAAGGATTGCGGAAATCACGAGACGCCAAACATCTGAAGCCCTCGCCAAACCGCAAGAAGTTGCTGCGGTAGAAGCTCAAAAACCTGTGTATCGCAAGTCGTACCCTAAGTCTCCAAAGCCTGGTACAAAGTATCAACCCAAGACGCAAACCCCTGATCAACAGTCTCACGTTACAGGTGAACTCAAGAAGATCGATTGTAAATGGTGTGGCAAGCAACATGTGCGGGATAAGTCGCTGTGTCCAGCCCAAGGCAAGACGTGTACCCGCTGTAAAAAGCTCAATCATCTGGCAGAAGTTTGCAGAAGTAAACAAGTTGCGGAAGTTCGAGTAGAGCCAAGCAGTGCATAG